The genomic region TCTCAAGACCAGCTCGAGCCGAGAACGAAGAACCAGCACCGGTTCGCCCCGCCACCGTCGAGCCGACTTCGAGCTGGATAGAGGACGATCTGACGGCAGCAGACCGCCAGTTGAGGAGCGACATGACCAACCTTCGAGTCGCACCGACGCAGCTCGGCGCCGCAGGCGCGGACGCCGCGCGCCGATTCACGAGCTCCGCTCTGACCACCGAGAGCGCCGTGACGCGCAACGAGAGGTTCGCCGCGTGGTTCGCCGACCGCTCCCAGGCGCAGCGCATCGAAGTGAAGAACATTCTCTTCAGGGATATGGACAAGTGGGGTTTCGAAGAGGGCACCGGAAACCTGGTGCACGCGAGCGGACGCTTCTTCACGATTTCCGGGCTGTGCGTGCAGACCCAGTTCGAGCCGTTCATCGAATGGTCCCAGCCCATCATCAACCAGCCGGAGATCGGGATCCTGGGGCTGGTCGCACGCGACTTCGGCGGCATCCTGCACTTTCTCGTGCAGGCGAAGACGGAGCCGGGGAACGTCAACGGCGTGCAGATATCGCCCACCGTGCAGGCGACCTACAGCAACTACAGCGGCGTCCACCGCGGTTCGCCCGTGCGTTACCTCGAGTGCTTCGTCCAGATGACCGCCTCCGGCCGCGCGCGGGTGCTCGTCGACGTCCTCCAGTCCGAGCAGGGCGCCTGGTACTGGTGCAAGCGCAACCGCAACATGATCGTGGAGGTCTTCGAGGACCTGCCTGGCCACGAGGACTTCTGCTGGCTGACCCTCGGCCAGATCCAGCAGCTGCTCGGCCGGGACAACGTGGTGAACATGGACGCCCGGTCGGTGCTGGCCTGCATACCGTTCACCGGCCCTGCGGCGGAGGACGGCACCGGCGCGCTCGGCGACGGCCTGTCCCGGTCCATGCGGCCGAGCGAGGGCGTGCACACACTGGACGAGATCGACAGCTGGCTCCGCGACATGAAGACCCGGCAGAGCATCCTGCGCAGCCCGATCAACCTGGCCGACGTGGCCGGCTGGCGGCGGGGCCCGGGCGCGATCACGCACGAGGAGGGCCGGCATTTCAGCGTCGAGGCGGTCGAGATCACGGCGAACAGCCGGGAGGTGAGCCGGTGGACGCAGCCGCTGCTGCAACCGGTCGCGGAAGGCGTCGTCGCGTTCTTGGTCCGGGACATCGGCGGAGTCACGCACGTGCTGCTGCACGCCAAGACGGAACCGGGACTGGTGGACATGGTGGAGCTCGCGCCCACGGTCCAGGGGGTTTCCGACAGCTACCGCGGGTTGAGCGCGGACCGGCAGCCGCGTTACCTCGACTACGTGCTCGCCATCGATCCCGCACGAGTGGTCTACGAGACACGGCTGTCCGAGGAGGGTGGCCGGTTCCTGCACGCCGTCAACCGCTACATGGTGGTCGACACCGGCGACGACGTGCCGGTCGACGTGGTCGGGCCGTACCGGTGGGTCACGCTGGGACAGCTCACCGAGCTGATCCGGCACAGCTACTACCTCAACATGCAGGCCCGCACAGTGCTGGCCTGCCTGCACGCGCTGTGGGGCGGGCTCGCGCGATGAGCCAGACGCCGCTCCGGATCGGGGTCATGGGCTGCGCGGACATCGCGTGGCGCCGCACGCTGCCCGCGATGGCCGCCGTGCCGCAGGTCGCGCTCGTCGCGGTGGGCAGCCGCGACCGGGAACGCGCCGCGCTGTTCGCCGGCCGGTTCGGCGGCGATCCGGTGGTCGGTTACGAGCGGATCCTCGAGCGTGCGGACGTGGACGCGGTCTATGTGCCGCTCCCGATCGGCCTGCACGGCGAGTGGGTGGCCCGCGCGCTGGCCGCGGGGAAGCACGTGCTGGTGGAGAAGCCGCTGACGACCGGACGTGACGCGGCGGAGGAGCTGGTACTGGCCGCGCGGCGACGAGGGCTGGTGCTGATGGAGAACTTCGCGTTCCTGCACCATTCCCAGCACGCGTTCGTGCGGCGGCTGATCGCCGAGGGCGCCATCGGCGACCTGCGCTCGGTGACCAGTGAGTTCGGCGTCCCACCGCGCGCGCCGGAGGACTTCCGGTACCGCGAGGACCTCGGCGGCGGGGCGCTGCTGGACATGGGCGTCTACCCGTTGCGGGCCGCGATGATGTTCCTCGGCCCGGATCTCGAGGTGCGCGGCGCCAGCCTGCGGTTCGACCCGGCGTACCGGGTGGAGGTCTCCGGGAGTGTGCTGCTCACCTCCCCGCAGGACGTCACCGCGCACCTCACCTTCGGGTTCGAGCGCTCCTACCGGTGCCGGTACGCCGTGTGGGGATCCGCCGGCCGGTTGTCAGTCGACCGCGCGTTCACCTCGCCGGACTGGCTGCGCCCGGTGGTGCGCATCCAGCGGCAGGACCGGTTGGAGGAGCTGACCCTCCCGGCCGAGGACCAGTTCGCCGAGAGCCTGCGCGCGTTCGCCGCCGCGGTGGGCGACGAGGCCGGCCCGGGTGGTGACGGCGACCTGATGACCACCCTCGCCGGTCTCGTCGAGTCCGTCCGGGCCGCGGCCCGGACGGCAACCCCTGTTCCCTGACCTGGTGTCAGGCCGCGCCGGCGCAGCCGGCCGGGAGCCAGGCGGTGTCCTCCGCGCCGCCGAAGACGCGCAGCCGAGTGCCCTGATGGCACAGCTGCAGCATGCCGTCCAGCTTCTCGCGGGCGTAGCACCACACGAGCTCCGGGAAGGCGAACTGGGCGTTCCCGTCCTCTTCGTAGAACATCCGCAACAGGTGATGGTCCTCCAGGTACGCGAGCGCCCGCTTCACCGAGCCGAGATCCCGGCCGAGGAGATCGGCCGCGGCCTCAGCGGGGAAGCGGCCCGCCGGGAACATCGCGAGCAACCGGAAGATGCCCTGCGTCTCCCGGTCCATCGCTCGATAGCTGGAGTCGAACCGGGCACGGATGTCGAGTCCCTCGAACGGCAGCTCGTCGAACAGGTGAGCCGGCCGGCTGATCTGCTTGGCGACGCCGCGCAGCGACAGCGTCGGGTTCGCCACCAGCCTGCTGCCTATGCAGCGAAGGGCGAGCGGGTGCCGGCAGAACTCGGACTCGATCAGGTCGGCAGCCGCCTGTTCCTCGGTGTCGATCCGGGATCGACCCACCAGCTGGATGAGCAAGTCGAGGGCCTCACCGCGGCTGAGCACCTCCAGATCGACCCGCCGCGATCCGGCCAGGCCGAACAGTCTTGAGCGGCTGGTGACTATCACCCCGCACTGCGGGTCACCGGGCAGCACCGCGCTGAGGTCGACCGGCGGGACGTTGTCGAGCAGCAGCAGGATGCGGCGTCCTGCCGTGATGGAGCGGAACAGCTTCCCGCGCTCCTCCGCGGTGTCCGGCATCTGGTGGCGGGTGACCCCCATGGCGGTGAGCAGGCCGTGGGCGAGCTCGGCGACGTCTCTGCGGGTGCCGGCGCGACCGTTGAGATCGGCGTAGAGCTGGCCGTCAGGGAAGCGAGTCCGCAGCCGGTGCGCGATGTGTATCGCCAGCGCGGTCTTGCCCACCCCCGGCATCCCCGAGATCACGGCGACCGGCGTCGCGTTCTTGGCGGGGCAGGTGAACTCGGCTTCTATCTCATCGCGGATGGCCGTTCGGCCGGTGAACTCCGCGATGGCGGGCGGAAGCTGCGCGGGCTGCCCAGGCCAGAGCGCGGCCTCGGCGGTCACCGCCGCCCGCGGTTCCTCCTGGGCAACCGTTTGCATTGGCGCGACGCCACCGATCTCGAGCGGGGCGGCTGGCTGCAGGGCGAACGGCGACTCGATCGA from Crossiella sp. CA-258035 harbors:
- a CDS encoding NDP-hexose 2,3-dehydratase family protein; translation: MTRNERFAAWFADRSQAQRIEVKNILFRDMDKWGFEEGTGNLVHASGRFFTISGLCVQTQFEPFIEWSQPIINQPEIGILGLVARDFGGILHFLVQAKTEPGNVNGVQISPTVQATYSNYSGVHRGSPVRYLECFVQMTASGRARVLVDVLQSEQGAWYWCKRNRNMIVEVFEDLPGHEDFCWLTLGQIQQLLGRDNVVNMDARSVLACIPFTGPAAEDGTGALGDGLSRSMRPSEGVHTLDEIDSWLRDMKTRQSILRSPINLADVAGWRRGPGAITHEEGRHFSVEAVEITANSREVSRWTQPLLQPVAEGVVAFLVRDIGGVTHVLLHAKTEPGLVDMVELAPTVQGVSDSYRGLSADRQPRYLDYVLAIDPARVVYETRLSEEGGRFLHAVNRYMVVDTGDDVPVDVVGPYRWVTLGQLTELIRHSYYLNMQARTVLACLHALWGGLAR
- a CDS encoding AfsR/SARP family transcriptional regulator encodes the protein MDFRVLGPLEIVYCGRNIIPTAAKPRQVASLLTLRRNALVQTGELIDELWEDNPPSSAMTTLQTYIYKLRRILAECEAGDILSTWPGGYKLFVPDEALDLHRFEADASRGKELLDQGDAANASKFLEQALSVWRGPALVDVARGTLLSSYATGLEEQRARTLELRIRADFALGRYRETIGELKSLVQTHLLDEQLHAALMTALYHSGRRHEALELYQLHRGNVIKELGLEPGREIQRLHQSMLSDTSIESPFALQPAAPLEIGGVAPMQTVAQEEPRAAVTAEAALWPGQPAQLPPAIAEFTGRTAIRDEIEAEFTCPAKNATPVAVISGMPGVGKTALAIHIAHRLRTRFPDGQLYADLNGRAGTRRDVAELAHGLLTAMGVTRHQMPDTAEERGKLFRSITAGRRILLLLDNVPPVDLSAVLPGDPQCGVIVTSRSRLFGLAGSRRVDLEVLSRGEALDLLIQLVGRSRIDTEEQAAADLIESEFCRHPLALRCIGSRLVANPTLSLRGVAKQISRPAHLFDELPFEGLDIRARFDSSYRAMDRETQGIFRLLAMFPAGRFPAEAAADLLGRDLGSVKRALAYLEDHHLLRMFYEEDGNAQFAFPELVWCYAREKLDGMLQLCHQGTRLRVFGGAEDTAWLPAGCAGAA
- a CDS encoding Gfo/Idh/MocA family oxidoreductase; its protein translation is MSQTPLRIGVMGCADIAWRRTLPAMAAVPQVALVAVGSRDRERAALFAGRFGGDPVVGYERILERADVDAVYVPLPIGLHGEWVARALAAGKHVLVEKPLTTGRDAAEELVLAARRRGLVLMENFAFLHHSQHAFVRRLIAEGAIGDLRSVTSEFGVPPRAPEDFRYREDLGGGALLDMGVYPLRAAMMFLGPDLEVRGASLRFDPAYRVEVSGSVLLTSPQDVTAHLTFGFERSYRCRYAVWGSAGRLSVDRAFTSPDWLRPVVRIQRQDRLEELTLPAEDQFAESLRAFAAAVGDEAGPGGDGDLMTTLAGLVESVRAAARTATPVP